The genomic segment CACCGTTTCCTTTACAATTTCTTCATCTCATAAACCACCAAACGCAACACACACTTCTCgctggctctctctctctatatatataatatcaacttTCTAGGGTTTCCAAGATCACATATCTACGTGTAGTGATGGGTTTCTCAATGTTCTTCTCCGCTGAAAACGACGTCGCCCATCACTCTTCTCCTTATGCTTCTGTTGACTGCACTCTCTCGCTTGGAACTCCCTCCACTCGCCTCTGCAACGATGATGATGGATGTagattctcttcacatacctcCGACGCCTTAGGCTGGGACTTCTTGAACGGTGCCAAGAAAGGCAGTACTGGAGGCGGCGGTAATAACCGCCTCTCTCGCCGTTGCGCCAACTGCGACACCACTTCTACTCCTCTTTGGAGAAACGGTCCAAGAGGTCCCAAGGTAGATAACATGTAACCTTTACATCAGTCTTTATATTAAATCCATAACAGTCAATGATAAATATATCGATGATAACTTTGTATGATTTATAATTTGGTCAGTCATTGTGTAACGCGTGTGGAATCCGattcaagaaagaagagagacggGCATCGACCGTCGGAAACTCGACCACCGGCGGAGGATCAACGGCGGCTGGAGTACCAACTTCGGATCATCAAGCGGGTGCAAATCATTATAACTTTATCAATCGTGATCAATATGCTTCATCGTCGCCTTGGGTACACCACCATCAGCATAACACGCCTTATAATTACTCGCCGGCGAATAACGAATACACATTCGTTGGTGACGTCAGAGACGTTGATCATGACGCCACGTCCGACCCGTTCTTGTCTTGGAGGCTTAACGTCGCCGACCGGACCAGCCTTGTCCATGATTTTACGATGTGATGAGTGATCATTGCATACATAGATTTTCCCCCCTCATCTTAGCCTTGGATACCATttaacgaaaaaaagaaaagtactaTTAAGCCTTGGTTAAATtctttattttactttcttttatatatatatattgaatgtctttttatgtttttgggtCAATGtgtaagtgtttttgtttttgttcttataaTTAAAGTTCGCATGAAGCCTACTTGTGTATGTGCTTTCCTTACATGACTTTTTAAATGTTCTCTCGGGTAATGAACTGATGATACATTACTTACTTTATAACCTTTTTATACGTGTGTCCTACTTTGACCATGATTCAGTGATATTATACAATATCAAACATATTCTATGTAGGACCGCGAAAATCCAAATATGAGATAACGATTATAACACCTATGTAAAACGATAGAAGAAAGGAATAGAAGTAGATTCTTGGAGGCGAGATACGATCTCTTTCCTTAACCCAAAGTAGCTCCCGCAGNNNNNNNNNNNNNNNNNNNNNNNNNNNNNNNNNNNNNNNNNNNNNNNNNNNNNNNNNNNNGTGATTGCATCTCTCTCTTCCCAAGTGCGTTTCAGATTTTGTGTATCTTTACacgggaaaatattttcaaagaaAGACGCATTTCTTGATTCTATTATTGTATTAACATGAATATTCGGAATATCTGATTTGTGAACCAGAAACCGATAAGCACTACTGTTGTGTGCATATCCAATAAAAATACAATCAACGGTTTTAGGTCCGACAGTAACCTTCTTTGGAGGTGGCACTGCGACTTTAGCGAGGCACCCCCACACTTTTAGGTATTTGTACGATGGTACATTTCCTTTCCAAAGTTGATAAGGCGTATCGCCGGTTGTTTTGTGCGGTATTTTATTCAGAATGAGGTTTGTGGTAAGCAAAGCTTCCCCCCACAGATTCTGTGGTAACCCCGATTCCTGCAACATTGCATTCATCATTTCTTTCAGAGTTCGGTTTTTTCGTTCCGCAACTCCGTTAGATTCCGGTGAATAGGGAGCAGTAGTTTGATGTATAATACCATTTTCTTGACAAAAGTCATTAAAAGGTCCATCATACTCGCCTCCTCTATCACTTCTTACTACCTTGATAGTTTTTGAGAGTTGATTTTCAACTTCGGTTTTATATTCTTTGAATTTCTCCAAGACCTCGTCTTTACTACGTAACAAGTAAACGTAGCAATATTTTGTACAATCATCtatgaaagtaacaaaatactttttacCGCCTCTAGATTGTACGTATTTTAAATCGCACAAATCTGTGTGTATTAATTCTAGAGGTTGGGTTGCTCTTTCAACACGAGGTGATGGTGTTTTTGTGAGTTTCGCTTGAACGCAtacttcacatttttctttgcttatttTGCATTTGGGGATTAggttcaaattaattaatctttgcATAGATTTATAATTCACATGTCCTAATCGTTCATGCCATAAATTAGAAGACTCAACCAAATAAGCAACTGAATTTTTATTCATGGAATTGTTTGAAACAGAAGTAGAAGCTACATCATTTTTCTTAAGGATTGTTGCAACACACAGCTTAACAAGTCCTCCCTTAACAAAACCTTTGCCAATAAAGACACCATTCTTCCTCAGAGTCATCTGATCGGACGCAAGGTTAGCAGCAAAGCCATGCTTGCTCAATAGGGTCCCAGAGACTAGATTCTTCCTCATGTCTGGAACATGCTTCACGTTGTGGAGCGTGACGGCCATTCCGGAAGTCATCTTCAAGACCACTTTTCCGGTTCCAACGATCTTGGAGTGAGACACATTGCCCATCATCAGATTCTCACCAGACTTGGATTTCTGATAAGTGCTGAACATGTCTCTGTGAATGCAGATGTGGGTAGTGGCTCCAGTGTCGTACCACCACTCCCTTGGGTTCTCATTGTTCATCACCACATTTGCTTCCGTGACGACCGCACACAAGTCTTCTTCAGTCAAATTGGCTTGATTTTTACCCTTGTCTTTGCTGCGACATTCAGCGCTTTTGTGACCTTTCTTGCCACAGTGGCTGCACTTtccagcaaacttcttagcccCACCTTGCTTCTTGAAGAACGTGGAGGACTGAGGTGCCGTCTTGCCTGGAACAGCCTTTTTTGGTGAAGCTCCTTTGTTGCCGTAGACAACCTTAGCTTTCCCTTTTCTCCTATACTCAGCCATATTAGCATTCTCATCAATGACGGACACAGCGTTGTCACGTTCAGTTGATTGGTTTTGCAGCCTTGAGATTAGGTTGAGCAAGGTGATTGGCTTCTGCTTGTGATCCAGATAGTGCTTGAAGTCGCTCCAACTTGGAGGTAGCTTCTCAATGAAGCAATTCACCGTGAAAGTCTCAC from the Camelina sativa cultivar DH55 chromosome 12, Cs, whole genome shotgun sequence genome contains:
- the LOC104729521 gene encoding GATA transcription factor 19-like, giving the protein MGFSMFFSAENDVAHHSSPYASVDCTLSLGTPSTRLCNDDDGCRFSSHTSDALGWDFLNGAKKGSTGGGGNNRLSRRCANCDTTSTPLWRNGPRGPKSLCNACGIRFKKEERRASTVGNSTTGGGSTAAGVPTSDHQAGANHYNFINRDQYASSSPWVHHHQHNTPYNYSPANNEYTFVGDVRDVDHDATSDPFLSWRLNVADRTSLVHDFTM